The Pochonia chlamydosporia 170 chromosome 1, whole genome shotgun sequence genome window below encodes:
- a CDS encoding small s protein (similar to Eutypa lata UCREL1 XP_007794949.1), whose protein sequence is MTADPPTVVSPKPRQPVAVAGLIQHAIAIYQFLVSVHRDDLADGNLTVSTSHIHTLSSKLDDIVAVLEKHVGHNDHDIGSLPWACHKVGQDLSLKLNRIKSHFAAADDIRTVEFRKVWPAVDIEALGDRLHELAGRYPDARITFKTSAIYTGSETTAFENEARRDDGQDEMYQTKLDFSEKSVMKMPRKSKVKAGPVGIFQDNVPVPKASEKPRLAPASLLYDFILENLAYKTMHDREEEVAEAHGSTFDWVFNQADTRGKQSDCLEHELTAWLGTGELGPIYWITGKPGSGKSTFMRFLFQHDLTRQYSKAWANGQPVCMAGFFFWTSGSRDQRSQTGLLRSLLHQLLSKNMELIPDTFPDLWQKLRVMTTKERIQLSLEWLVKDLLSAFQRLMDAALPNMKICLFVDGLDEFDGDHITMINFFRDLGLGKHGGSVKMCLSSRPWAVFENAFEQAVPHMKLQDLTYVDMLKYTADKLLDNVNIRRLLRKNPEFGEQLVNNAVQRADGVFLWVRLAVNELTAKWKVESGTTALVSILEQLPTDLDDLFSKLLFQDQTKSEQGETAVVFQLIRAREIVADFVRDDSANSLTVWELAFALQEQDDAHTTTWEVEEADNKFIYDRCRMTIHQITERFARLLDLHRPTRQGNMKPRFSDDTLRDARVEAAQRVTYIHRTVRDWLMDAPGIQERLVAQSPPTFDPHLRLLRSYVLRLKRPLEEIEHHRRLDEWWPDIALALTHARYITNDPLGLQRQFVNELNATLSWHWLEKPQDPYDHWARNAFGSYEIRMKAAPIWQPFLCLATKFGLTRYVSEEVTARNGSEKHGISEEQQELEQDDATPLLAYTTEFVCSRMKSIFPLSDPELVRFLLRNPCRINPGPNHEYSDFVTRSGRTSWVALLRHLRDARRRGFIAYYDTDVDGTCRWVEIVRLFLEVGEADPHAVVLKDSWDPEITGLGVLELLDETYGAVELKELKEFMARKREEKGKQSQYALRSKKA, encoded by the exons ATGACGGCAGACCCCCCAACTGTAGTCtccccaaagccaaggcagcctGTTGCCGTGGCTGGCCTCATTCAACACGCCATCGCCATTTATCAATTCTTGGTGTCTGTTCATCGAGATGACTTGGCAGATGGTAATCTTACAGTTTCCACGTCACATATTCATACCCTATCCTCCAAGCTGGATGACATTGTTGCGGTCCTTGAAAAACATGTTGGCCACAACGACCATGACATCGGTTCTCTTCCATGGGCATGTCACAAGGTCGGTCAAGATCTCAGCTTGAAACTCAATCGCATCAAGAGCCATTTTGCTGCTGCGGATGATATACGCACGGTTGAGTTTCGTAAAGTTTGGCCAGCTGTTGACATTGAGGCGCTTGGGGACCGTCTGCACGAACTCGCTGGCCGCTACCCTGATGCACGTATCACTTTCAA AACTTCTGCAATTTATACTGGCTCGGAAACGACCGCTTTCGAAAATGAGGCTCGCCGAGACGATGGCCAAGACGAAAtgtaccagaccaaactggaTTTCAGCGAAAAGAGTGTCATGAAAATGCCACGCAAGAGCAAAGTGAAAGCTGGCCCGGTTGGAATATTTCAAGATAATGTTCCAGTTCCCAAAGCGTCTGAAAAGCCACGGCTAGCTCCTGCAAGTCTTCTGTATGACTTCATCCTCGAAAATTTGGCTTACAAGACTATGCACGATAgagaggaggaagttgcTGAAGCTCATGGGAGCACTTTTGACTGGGTATTTAACCAAGCAGACACTCGAGGCAAGCAGTCTGATTGTCTTGAACATGAGTTGACCGCTTGGCTTGGCACCGGCGAACTGGGCCCTATTTACTGGATTACTGGTAAACCCGGCTCTGGAAAGTCGACGTTTATGCGTTTCCTGTTCCAGCACGATTTGACGCGTCAATATTCGAAAGCTTGGGCAAACGGCCAACCAGTATGCATGGCAGGTTTCTTCTTTTGGACCAGCGGATCGCGAGACCAGCGCTCTCAAACGGGTTTACTTCGCTCACTTCTACACCAACTGCTTTCCAAAAACATGGAATTGATCCCGGATACGTTCCCCGACTTATGGCAAAAGCTGAGAGTCATGACCACCAAGGAACGAATACAGCTGTCCCTGGAATGGCTCGTCAAGGACTTGTTGTCTGCTTTCCAGCGTCTAATGGACGCAGCACTGCCCAATATGAAGATTTGCCTATTTGTGGACGGCCTAGATGAATTCGACGGCGACCACATTACCATGAtcaacttcttcagggatcttggcttgggcaaACACGGAGGTTCCGTGAAGATGTGTCTGTCCTCGCGGCCGTGGGCTGTGTTCGAAAACGCATTCGAGCAGGCGGTGCCACATATGAAGCTCCAGGACTTAACGTACGTTGATATGCTCAAGTACACTGCCGATAAGCTACTTGACAATGTGAATATCCGCCGATTACTACGAAAGAATCCTGAATTTGGTGAACAGCTTGTCAATAATGCCGTTCAGCGAGCGGACGGAGTGTTCCTATGGGTGAGACTGGCAGTGAATGAGCTCACTGCCAAGTGGAAAGTTGAATCCGGGACAACTGCCCTAGTCTCTATACTCGAACAGCTTCCCACTGATCTTGACGACTTATTCTCCAAGTTACTGTTCCAAGACCAGACGAAGTCAGAGCAGGGAGAAACAGCAGTGGTATTCCAGCTCATTCGCGCGAGAGAGATAGTCGCAGACTTTGTGAGGGATGATTCAGCGAATTCCCTTACCGTCTGGGAACTAGCCTTTGCTTTACAAGAGCAGGATGACGCTCACACTACCACCTGGGAAGTTGAGGAGGCAGACAACAAGTTTATTTACGACCGGTGCCGCATGACGATTCATCAGATCACAGAGCGCTTTGCCCGCCTACTGGATCTTCATCGGCCTACAAGACAGGGGAACATGAAGCCTCGCTTTTCGGACGACACCCTGCGCGACGCGAGAGTTGAAGCCGCACAGCGAGTCACATACATACATCGCACAGTTCGTGACTGGCTCATGGATGCACCGGGTATCCAGGAAAGATTAGTTGCGCAGTCACCTCCCACGTTTGACCCTCACCTCCGTCTACTGCGATCATATGTCCTTCGACTCAAGAGGCCGCTTGAAGAGATTGAACACCATCGGCGACTGGATGAGTGGTGGCCAGATATTGCTCTCGCGCTAACACACGCTCGATATATCACAAATGATCCTCTTGGTCTTCAGAGACAGTTTGTAAATGAGCTCAACGCGACGCTAAGCTGGCACTGGCTTGAGAAGCCCCAAGATCCATATGACCACTGGGCCAGAAATGCATTTGGCAGTTACGAGATCCGCATGAAGGCCGCACCGATATGGCAGCCGTTTCTGTGCCTTGCCACGAAATTCGGTCTGACTCGTTATGTTTCCGAGGAAGTTACCGCTCGGAACGGCTCGGAAAAGCATGGAATTTcagaagagcagcaagaactGGAGCAAGATGATGCTacgccgttgttggcgtATACGACAGAATTCGTGTGCTCCCGTATGAAGAGCATATTTCCGCTTTCTGATCCGGAACTCGTTAGGTTTCTGCTCAGGAATCCGTGTCGTATTAACCCGGGTCCTAATCATGAGTATTCCGACTTTGTTACCCGGTCGGGGAGGACGTCGTGGGTGGCGCTTTTACGGCATTTGCGGGATGCGCGGCGGCGAGGGTTTATAGCTTACTATGATactgatgttgatggaacGTGTCGATGGGTAGAAATCGTGCGTCTGTttttggaggttggtgagGCGGACCCTCATGCTGTGGTCTTGAAGGATAGTTGGGATCCAGAGATCACGGGCTTGGGGGTGTTGGAATTACTGGATGAGACGTATGGGGCTGTTGAGCTGAAGGAGTTGAAGGAATTTATGGCTAGGAAAAGGGAGGAGAAGGGAAAGCAGTCGCAATATGCGCTACGATCGAAGAAGGCATGA
- a CDS encoding TPR domain-containing protein (similar to Aspergillus oryzae RIB40 XP_001825869.2) — MASAFEEIKDQIAGLIRSADDYSDNEEWSKACESLQQAIKLAEPNFGNNDTQTALCRTKLAFNYRSLGQYNDAEEQDQLALSARREVLGNTHKETAKSLNNLALDLKGQGRNHDAIKLEEEALEIMKRETGEESAATATSMHNLANSYANLNRHEDAARLHEMVLACRKRTRGAAHAETIAAMDMLGVDYLAMGDTQKAMDIQEEAVQLAKANLGDGSETTAKCVINLGITYNRTGDYDKAIEHLQGALAAIRPASDVDTPLNPTVVGVMNGLAVSYVRMDRLNEAKPLLEKCYEWNKETLGKDHPRTKISSQNLQYVYTELGLLVRAPVVDV, encoded by the coding sequence atggcaTCCGCCTTTGAAGAAATTAAAGACCAAATCGCCGGTCTCATCCGCAGCGCCGACGACTATTCCGACAACGAGGAATGGTCCAAAGCCTGTGAATCCCTCCAGCAAGCAATAAAACTCGCCGAGCCCAACTTCGGAAACAACGACACTCAAACAGCACTATGTCGAACAAAACTAGCCTTCAACTACCGGTCCCTAGGACAATACAACGACGCAGAGGAACAAGACCAACTAGCTCTCTCAGCCCGCCGCGAAGTCCTTGGAAACACGCACAAAGAGACAGCGAAATCTCTCAACAATCTCGCGCTTGACCTGAAAGGCCAGGGTAGAAACCACGATGCCAtcaagctggaagaagaagcctTGGAAATCATGAAACGAGAAACAGGTGAAGAGAGCGCCGCCACCGCGACTAGCATGCATAACCTCGCCAACAGCTACGCCAACTTGAACCGCCATGAAGACGCTGCCCGACTGCACGAAATGGTGCTTGCATGTCGCAAAAGGACCCGCGGAGCAGCCCACGCTGAAACAATAGCGGCAATGGACATGCTCGGGGTGGATTATCTAGCTATGGGAGACACACAAAAGGCAATGGACATCCAGGAGGAGGCCGTGCaattggcaaaggcaaaccTCGGAGACGGCAGCGAGACGACGGCCAAGTGTGTCATCAACCTGGGCATCACGTACAACCGCACAGGAGACTATGACAAAGCTATCGAGCACCTTCAAGGCGCTCTCGCTGCCATACGGCCTGCAAGCGACGTGGATACACCGTTGAATCCTACCGTTGTGGGCGTCATGAATGGCCTGGCTGTTTCGTACGTTAGGATGGATCGACTGAACGAGGCTAAGCCGCTGCTGGAGAAGTGCTATGAGTGGAACAAAGAAACACTTGGAAAAGATCATCCGAGGACAAAGATTTCTAGTCAGAACTTGCAATATGTTTATACGGAACTGGGATTGCTTGTTCGCGCGCCGGTGGTGGATGTTTAG
- a CDS encoding D-isomer specific 2-hydroxyacid dehydrogenase (similar to Metarhizium robertsii ARSEF 23 XP_007818120.1), protein MTIIRQIANPSLKGHKLLAITPWDPPQDFLNNIHTRFPDLQVVFHQGGFVLHDWNEIPEDSRRDVTLLVTGVCLPPLEQAGNLQFVQIISAGANLILDKPVFKNTNIPFCTANGVHGPQISEWVIGTFLAYKKKLPQYLEFQRDAHWQRLDEPDDTVGQRVGILGYGSIGRQVARLCNAMGMDVHAYTLHPRNTPESRRDDAYTPPGMGDPEGLFPSKWFSGGSKKELHEFLGSDLDLLVLSTPLTKSTIGLISQEEFKVLGKKKTFVSNISRGQVINTDDFIEALNNEVIRGAAIDVTDPEPLPDGHELWKAKNLIITPHVSGATTAYGKRLFAILEANLERFSEGKKLMNQVSRKDGY, encoded by the exons ATGACTATAATCCGCCAAATAGCCAACCCGAGCCTCAAAGGCCACAAACTACTCGCCATTACGCCTTGGGACCCCCCGCAAGACTTCCTCAACAATATCCATACTCGGTTCCCAGATCTCCAAGTCGTATTCCACCAGGGTGGATTCGTCTTGCATGACTGGAACGAAATCCCAGAAGACTCGAGACGGGATGTCACCTTGTTAGTCACAGGGGTTTGTTTACCGCCGCTGGAACAAGCTGGTAATTTGCAATTTGTCCAGATAATAAGCGCAGGAGCAAATTTGATTCTGGATAAACCGGTGTTCAAGAATACGAACATCCCATTTTGTACGGCGAACGGGGTGCATGG CCCGCAGATTTCAGAATGGGTCATTGGGACATTTTTGGCGTATAAGAAGAAGT TACCTCAATACTTGGAATTTCAGCGCGATGCCCATTGGCAGAGACTCGACGAGCCTGATGACACTGTGGGACAGCGAGT CGGAATCTTGGGGTACGGTAGCATTGGCCGACAAGTAGCCCGCCTCTGCAACGCCATGGGCATGGACGTGCATGCATATACTCTTCATCCCCGAAATACACCTGAATCTCGTCGCGATGACGCATATACGCCACCTGGGATGGGGGATCCAGAGGGCTTATTTCCGAGTAAATGGTTCTCAGGCGGTTCTAAAAAGGAACTTCACGAATTTCTTGGTTCCGATTTAGACTTGCTCGTACTGTCAACACCACTTACAAAGAGTACAATTGGTCTCATTTCGCAAGAGGAGTTCAAAGTTCTaggcaaaaagaagacaTTTGTGTCGAATATCTCAAGAGGACAGGTTATCAACACCGATGACTTCATCGAAGCACTGAATAACGAAGTCATTCGTGGCGCGGCCATCGACGTTACCGACCCTGAGCCTTTACCTGATGGCCATGAGCTCTGGAAGGCGAAGAACTTGATAATCACACCGCATGTAAGCGGGGCAACCACCGCATATGGGAAGAGATTgtttgccattcttgaagcAAATTTGGAGAGATTCAGTGAAGGGAAGAAATTAATGAATCAAGTCAGCAGGAAAGATGGATACTAG